The following are encoded together in the Mycolicibacterium arabiense genome:
- a CDS encoding helix-turn-helix transcriptional regulator, protein MSPVRRGENLPIHNRIGVLRAERRMTRAQLAALIDVNPQTVGALERGDHYPSLDLAFRICDVFGLPVEAVFSRTAFTPLSAELYGRRAEGHDHD, encoded by the coding sequence ATGAGTCCGGTGAGGCGTGGGGAGAACCTTCCCATTCACAACCGCATCGGCGTGCTGCGCGCCGAGCGGCGGATGACGCGGGCCCAACTCGCGGCGCTGATCGACGTGAACCCCCAGACCGTGGGGGCGCTCGAGCGGGGCGACCACTACCCGAGCCTCGATCTGGCGTTCCGGATCTGCGACGTGTTCGGACTACCGGTCGAAGCGGTCTTCTCGCGTACCGCGTTCACGCCGCTTTCGGCCGAACTCTACGGAAGACGAGCGGAAGGACACGACCATGACTGA
- the pgi gene encoding glucose-6-phosphate isomerase gives MAQISDISTTPAWNALVRHHETIGSKHLREFFDQDPARGHELTLTVGDLYVDYSKHRVTRETLELLVDLARAADLEGKRDAMFAGEHINTSEDRAVLHTALRLPRDASLTVDGQDVVGDVHEVLDRMGEFTDRLRSGEWSGATGERIACVVNIGIGGSDLGPVMVYQALRHYADAGISARFVSNVDPADLVAKLDGLDPASTLFIVASKTFTTLETLTNATAARRWLTDALGDDAVAKHFVAVSTNEKLVDEFGIDTANMFGFWDWVGGRYSVDSAIGLSVMAAIGKERFAEFLAGFHLVDEHFRTTPLESNAPVLLGLIGLWYNEFFGAQSRAVLPYSNDLARFAAYLQQLTMESNGKSVRADGSPVTTATGEIYWGEPGTNGQHAFYQLLHQGTRLIPADFIGFSQPTDDLPTADGTGSMHDLLMSNFFAQTQVLAFGKTAEEIAAEGTAADVVPHKVMPGNRPSTSILGTKLTPSVVGQLIALYEHQVFTEGIIWGIDSFDQWGVELGKTQAKALLPVLTDDGSPAEQTDSSTDALVRRYRSERGRSA, from the coding sequence ATGGCGCAGATTTCAGACATCTCGACGACTCCGGCGTGGAACGCATTGGTCCGGCACCACGAGACCATCGGCTCGAAGCACCTGCGCGAATTCTTCGACCAGGACCCGGCCCGCGGCCACGAATTGACCTTGACCGTCGGCGATCTCTACGTCGACTACAGCAAGCACCGCGTCACCCGCGAGACGCTGGAACTGCTCGTCGACCTCGCCCGCGCAGCCGACCTCGAAGGCAAACGCGACGCGATGTTCGCCGGCGAACACATCAACACCTCCGAGGACCGCGCGGTGCTGCACACCGCGCTGCGCCTGCCCCGCGACGCGTCGCTGACGGTGGACGGTCAGGACGTCGTCGGCGACGTGCACGAGGTGCTGGACCGGATGGGCGAGTTCACCGACCGGCTGCGTAGCGGCGAGTGGTCGGGGGCGACGGGTGAGCGCATCGCATGCGTCGTCAACATCGGCATCGGCGGATCCGACCTCGGCCCGGTGATGGTGTACCAGGCGCTGCGGCACTACGCCGACGCCGGCATCTCGGCGCGCTTCGTCTCCAACGTCGATCCCGCCGATCTCGTCGCGAAACTCGACGGGCTCGACCCCGCCTCGACGCTGTTCATCGTGGCGTCCAAGACCTTCACGACGCTCGAGACGCTAACCAACGCGACCGCCGCGCGGCGCTGGCTCACCGACGCGCTCGGCGACGACGCGGTGGCCAAGCACTTCGTCGCGGTGTCGACCAACGAGAAGCTCGTCGACGAGTTCGGCATCGACACCGCCAACATGTTTGGCTTCTGGGACTGGGTCGGCGGCCGCTACTCGGTGGATTCGGCGATCGGCCTGTCGGTGATGGCGGCGATCGGCAAGGAGCGGTTCGCCGAGTTCCTGGCCGGCTTCCACCTGGTCGACGAACACTTCCGCACGACGCCGCTGGAGTCGAATGCGCCTGTGCTGCTTGGCCTCATCGGGCTCTGGTACAACGAGTTCTTCGGCGCCCAGTCGCGGGCGGTTCTGCCCTACTCGAACGATCTGGCCCGGTTCGCGGCGTACCTGCAGCAGCTCACGATGGAGAGCAACGGCAAGTCGGTGCGCGCCGACGGCTCACCGGTGACGACCGCAACCGGCGAGATCTACTGGGGCGAACCGGGAACCAACGGTCAGCACGCGTTCTACCAGTTGCTGCACCAGGGCACGCGGCTCATCCCCGCGGACTTCATCGGGTTCTCGCAGCCGACCGACGACCTGCCGACCGCCGACGGCACCGGCAGCATGCACGACCTGCTGATGAGCAACTTCTTCGCCCAGACCCAGGTGCTCGCGTTCGGCAAGACCGCCGAGGAGATCGCCGCAGAGGGCACCGCGGCCGACGTCGTCCCGCACAAGGTGATGCCCGGAAACCGGCCCAGCACATCGATTCTCGGCACCAAGCTGACGCCGTCGGTGGTGGGCCAGCTGATCGCACTCTACGAACACCAGGTCTTCACCGAGGGCATCATCTGGGGCATCGACTCGTTCGACCAGTGGGGTGTGGAACTCGGCAAGACCCAGGCCAAGGCGCTGCTGCCGGTGCTCACCGACGACGGCTCCCCTGCCGAGCAGACCGACAGTTCGACCGACGCCCTGGTGCGGCGCTACCGGTCCGAGCGCGGTCGCTCGGCCTGA
- a CDS encoding NAD-dependent succinate-semialdehyde dehydrogenase encodes MDTSALLKSVPTGLWIGGEERQGKSTFDVLDPSSDEPLISVADATAEDAVAALDAACAVQAEWAATAPRKRGEILRSVFETITDRADDIAALMTLEMGKVVAESKGEVTYGAEFFRWFAEEAVRIGGRYTPSPAGTGRIIVTKQPVGPCYAITPWNFPLAMGTRKMGPAFAAGCTMIVKPAQETPLTMLYLAKLMDEAGLPKGVLSVLPTSDPGAVTSALIDDGRLRKLTFTGSTGVGKALVKQSSDKLLRTSMELGGNAPFIVFDDADVDAAVDGAMLAKMRNGGEACTAANRFHVANSVRAEFTEKLVKRMSEVKLGNGLDESSTLGPLINQKQLDKVTELVSDAVSRGATVEVGGVAPDGPGNFYPATVLADVPTDARILKEEVFGPVAPITGFDTEEEGIAAANDTEYGLAAYVYTQSLDRALRVAEAIESGMVGVNRGVISDAAAPFGGIKESGFGREGGTEGIEEYLDTKYIALTK; translated from the coding sequence ATGGACACCAGCGCGCTCCTGAAGTCAGTTCCCACCGGCCTGTGGATCGGCGGTGAGGAACGGCAGGGAAAATCGACCTTCGACGTGCTCGACCCCTCGAGTGACGAACCGCTGATCAGCGTGGCCGACGCCACTGCGGAGGACGCCGTCGCCGCGCTGGACGCCGCGTGTGCCGTCCAGGCCGAGTGGGCCGCGACCGCGCCCCGCAAGCGCGGCGAGATCCTGCGGTCGGTGTTCGAGACCATCACCGACCGCGCCGACGACATCGCGGCCCTGATGACCCTCGAGATGGGCAAGGTGGTCGCCGAGAGCAAGGGCGAGGTGACCTACGGCGCCGAGTTCTTCCGCTGGTTCGCCGAGGAGGCCGTGCGCATCGGCGGCCGCTACACCCCGAGCCCCGCGGGCACCGGCAGGATCATCGTCACGAAGCAGCCCGTGGGCCCCTGCTATGCGATCACGCCGTGGAACTTCCCGTTGGCCATGGGCACCCGCAAGATGGGCCCGGCGTTCGCGGCCGGCTGCACGATGATCGTCAAGCCCGCGCAGGAGACGCCGCTGACGATGCTGTACCTCGCCAAGCTGATGGACGAGGCGGGCCTGCCCAAGGGCGTGCTGTCGGTCCTGCCGACCAGTGATCCCGGTGCGGTCACCAGCGCGCTGATCGACGACGGACGTTTGCGCAAGCTGACTTTCACCGGATCCACGGGCGTTGGCAAGGCCCTGGTGAAGCAGTCGTCGGACAAGTTGCTGCGCACCTCGATGGAGTTGGGTGGCAACGCGCCGTTCATCGTGTTCGACGACGCCGACGTCGACGCCGCGGTCGACGGCGCGATGCTCGCCAAGATGCGCAACGGCGGCGAGGCGTGCACCGCGGCCAACCGCTTCCACGTCGCGAACTCGGTCCGCGCGGAGTTCACCGAGAAGCTGGTGAAGCGCATGAGCGAGGTGAAGCTCGGCAACGGCCTCGACGAGTCGTCGACGCTGGGACCGCTGATCAACCAGAAGCAGCTCGACAAGGTGACCGAGCTGGTGTCCGACGCCGTGTCGCGCGGCGCGACGGTCGAGGTGGGTGGCGTGGCGCCGGACGGGCCGGGCAACTTCTACCCGGCGACCGTGCTCGCCGACGTGCCGACCGACGCGCGCATCCTCAAGGAGGAGGTCTTCGGGCCCGTCGCGCCGATCACCGGCTTCGACACCGAGGAGGAGGGCATCGCCGCGGCCAACGACACCGAGTACGGGTTGGCGGCGTACGTCTACACCCAGTCGCTCGACCGGGCGCTGCGGGTGGCCGAGGCCATCGAGTCGGGCATGGTCGGCGTCAACCGCGGCGTGATCTCGGACGCTGCTGCTCCGTTCGGCGGCATCAAGGAGTCGGGCTTCGGCCGTGAGGGCGGCACCGAGGGCATCGAGGAGTACCTCGACACGAAGTACATCGCGCTGACGAAGTAG
- the modA gene encoding molybdate ABC transporter substrate-binding protein, with translation MRPLAVAAALVAVATLAAGCGQDTASPDTLTVFAAASLKQSFTQIGEQFEADHPGSTVEFSFAGSSDLVTQLTQGASADVFASADTKNMDKAAQADLLAGEPVDFATNVLTIAVAPGNPEGIATFGDLARPGLDVVTCAPQVPCGAATETVEQATGVRLAPVSEESSVTDVLGKVTSGQADAGLVYVTDVAGSGGKVAAVDFPEAADAVNTYPIATLKDSSHAELAQAFVDFVTGEQGRKVLGDAGFGTP, from the coding sequence GTGAGACCACTCGCGGTCGCGGCGGCGCTGGTCGCCGTCGCGACGCTGGCCGCCGGGTGCGGTCAGGACACTGCCTCCCCGGACACCCTCACGGTGTTCGCGGCGGCCTCGCTCAAGCAGTCGTTCACCCAGATCGGCGAGCAGTTCGAGGCCGACCATCCGGGCTCGACGGTCGAGTTCTCGTTCGCAGGCTCGTCGGACCTCGTCACACAGCTGACCCAGGGTGCGTCGGCCGACGTCTTCGCCTCGGCGGACACCAAGAACATGGACAAGGCGGCGCAGGCGGACCTACTGGCCGGCGAGCCCGTCGACTTTGCGACGAATGTCCTCACCATCGCCGTCGCACCGGGGAATCCGGAGGGCATCGCCACGTTCGGTGACCTCGCCCGCCCAGGGCTCGACGTCGTCACCTGCGCCCCGCAGGTGCCGTGCGGCGCCGCGACCGAGACCGTCGAGCAGGCGACCGGTGTGCGGCTGGCCCCGGTGAGCGAAGAATCATCGGTGACCGACGTGCTCGGCAAGGTGACGTCGGGGCAGGCCGACGCCGGGCTGGTCTACGTCACCGACGTAGCGGGGTCGGGCGGCAAGGTGGCCGCCGTCGACTTCCCGGAGGCGGCAGACGCCGTCAACACCTATCCGATCGCGACGCTGAAGGACTCGTCGCACGCCGAGTTGGCGCAGGCGTTCGTCGACTTCGTCACCGGCGAGCAGGGCCGGAAGGTGCTGGGCGACGCGGGGTTCGGCACGCCCTGA
- a CDS encoding chorismate mutase has translation MSVDAEPTPDIDDLRQEIDRLDAEIITAVARRAEVSKIIGKARMASGGTRLVHSREMQVIERYSVLGPEGKDLAMLLLRLGRGRLGH, from the coding sequence ATGAGCGTTGACGCAGAACCCACACCAGACATCGACGACCTCCGCCAGGAGATCGACCGGCTCGACGCCGAGATCATCACGGCCGTCGCGCGGCGCGCGGAGGTCTCGAAGATCATCGGCAAGGCGCGGATGGCCTCCGGCGGCACCCGCCTCGTGCACAGCCGCGAGATGCAGGTCATCGAGCGCTACAGCGTGCTGGGCCCCGAGGGCAAGGACCTGGCGATGCTGCTGCTGCGCCTCGGCCGCGGACGCCTCGGGCACTAG
- the pcrA gene encoding DNA helicase PcrA — MSIATETDQLLDGLNPQQRQAVIHEGSPLLIVAGAGSGKTAVLTRRIAYLLAARDVGVGQVLAITFTNKAAAEMRERVAGLIGPRARSMWVSTFHSTCVRILRNQASLLPGLNSNFSIYDADDSRRLLMMIAKDMGLDTKKYSSRLLATNISNLKNELIDPDRAAAELNDSTDELTRIVAEVYSEYQKRLRAANALDFDDLIGETVAVLQAFPQIAQYYRRRFRHILVDEYQDTNHAQYMLVRELVGHDLTDTEVPPAELCVVGDADQSIYAFRGATIRNIEDFERDYPNATTILLEQNYRSTQNILSAANAVIARNSGRREKRLWTDAGEGELIVGYVADNEHDEARFVASEIDELSDRGDITYNDVAVFYRTNNNSRALEEVFIRAGIPYKVVGGVRFYERKEIRDIVAYLRVLDNPGDAVSMRRILNTPRRGIGDRAEACVAVYAENTGASFNDALQAAAEGRVPMLNTRSEKAIAGFVSLLDELRGLLDGELGELVEAVLDSTGYRRELEASSDPQDLARLDNLNELVSVAHEFSIDLANAAALREEEGGPVDEDVPDTGVLAQFLERVSLVADADGIPEHGAGVVTMMTLHTAKGLEFPVVFVTGWEDGMFPHMRALGDPNELSEERRLAYVGITRARQRLYLSRAKVRSSWGQPMLNPESRFLREIPQELIDWRRVDTPASSYSAPVSGAGRFGTPRPSPASRPGAARNKPLIVLEPGDRVTHDKYGLGRVEEVSGMGESAMSLIDFGSAGRVKLMHNHAPIQKL, encoded by the coding sequence ATGTCGATCGCCACCGAAACAGATCAGCTCCTCGACGGACTGAATCCTCAGCAGCGTCAAGCGGTCATCCACGAGGGGTCGCCGCTGCTGATCGTCGCGGGCGCAGGGTCTGGCAAGACCGCGGTGCTCACCCGCCGCATCGCCTACCTGCTCGCCGCCCGCGACGTCGGGGTGGGCCAGGTGCTGGCCATCACGTTCACCAACAAGGCGGCCGCCGAGATGCGCGAGCGGGTCGCCGGCCTGATCGGCCCGCGGGCACGGTCGATGTGGGTGTCGACGTTCCACTCGACCTGCGTGCGGATCCTACGCAACCAGGCGTCGCTGCTGCCGGGCCTGAACTCGAACTTCTCGATCTACGACGCCGACGACTCCCGCCGGCTGCTGATGATGATCGCCAAGGACATGGGCCTCGACACCAAGAAGTACTCATCGCGGCTGCTGGCGACCAACATCTCCAACCTGAAGAACGAGTTGATCGACCCGGATCGCGCGGCGGCCGAACTCAACGACTCGACCGACGAGCTGACCCGCATCGTGGCCGAGGTCTACTCGGAGTATCAGAAGCGGCTGCGTGCGGCGAACGCGCTGGACTTCGACGACCTGATCGGGGAGACGGTCGCCGTCCTGCAGGCGTTCCCGCAGATCGCGCAGTACTACCGCCGACGGTTCCGGCACATCCTGGTCGACGAGTACCAGGACACCAACCACGCCCAGTACATGCTGGTGCGCGAGCTGGTCGGCCACGACCTCACCGACACCGAGGTACCACCCGCCGAGCTGTGCGTGGTGGGTGACGCCGACCAGTCGATCTACGCCTTCCGCGGCGCGACGATCCGCAACATCGAGGACTTCGAGCGCGACTACCCCAACGCAACGACGATCCTGCTTGAGCAGAACTATCGCTCCACCCAGAACATCCTGAGCGCCGCGAACGCGGTGATCGCGCGCAACTCCGGCCGCCGCGAGAAGCGGCTGTGGACCGACGCGGGGGAGGGCGAGCTGATCGTCGGCTACGTCGCCGACAACGAGCACGACGAGGCCCGCTTCGTGGCGAGCGAGATCGACGAGCTGTCCGACCGCGGGGACATCACCTACAACGACGTCGCGGTCTTCTACCGCACCAACAACAACTCGCGCGCACTCGAAGAGGTGTTCATCCGCGCGGGCATCCCGTACAAGGTGGTCGGCGGCGTTCGGTTCTACGAGCGCAAGGAGATTCGCGACATCGTCGCCTACCTGCGGGTGCTCGACAACCCGGGTGATGCGGTAAGCATGCGGCGCATCCTGAACACGCCGCGGCGCGGCATCGGCGACCGTGCGGAGGCGTGCGTCGCGGTGTACGCCGAGAACACCGGCGCCAGCTTCAACGACGCGCTGCAGGCAGCCGCCGAGGGTCGGGTGCCGATGCTGAACACCCGGTCCGAGAAGGCAATCGCCGGCTTCGTGAGCCTGCTCGACGAGTTGCGCGGCCTGCTCGACGGCGAGCTGGGTGAGCTGGTCGAGGCGGTGCTCGACAGCACCGGCTACCGTCGCGAACTCGAAGCGTCCAGTGATCCGCAGGACTTGGCGCGGCTCGACAACCTGAACGAATTGGTCAGCGTCGCACACGAATTCAGCATCGACCTGGCCAACGCCGCCGCGCTGCGCGAGGAGGAGGGCGGGCCCGTCGACGAGGACGTGCCCGACACCGGCGTGCTCGCGCAGTTCCTCGAACGGGTGTCGCTGGTGGCCGACGCCGACGGGATCCCCGAACACGGCGCGGGTGTCGTGACGATGATGACGCTGCACACCGCCAAGGGCCTCGAGTTCCCCGTCGTGTTCGTCACGGGCTGGGAGGACGGCATGTTCCCGCACATGCGCGCCCTCGGCGACCCGAACGAACTGTCCGAGGAACGCCGGCTGGCCTACGTCGGCATCACCCGGGCGCGGCAGCGGCTGTACCTCAGCCGGGCCAAGGTGCGGTCGTCGTGGGGGCAGCCGATGCTGAACCCGGAGTCGCGGTTCCTGCGCGAGATCCCGCAGGAACTCATCGACTGGCGCCGCGTCGACACCCCGGCGTCGTCCTACAGCGCTCCGGTGAGCGGGGCGGGCCGCTTCGGCACGCCGCGGCCGTCGCCGGCGTCACGTCCAGGCGCTGCGAGGAACAAGCCGCTGATCGTGCTGGAGCCGGGCGACCGCGTCACGCACGACAAGTACGGGCTGGGCCGCGTCGAGGAGGTCTCGGGCATGGGGGAGTCGGCGATGTCGCTCATCGACTTCGGCAGCGCCGGGCGCGTCAAGCTCATGCACAACCACGCGCCGATCCAGAAGCTTTGA
- a CDS encoding M23 family metallopeptidase, giving the protein MAEHSSSRFPRGVPTGAYDATITDIIPFNEFGDLADLGNDLGFSNSSAFDREARVIHAPELDDLHDTDDLTPLRLEVPAQFQLTGSGRHGARQTARAYRESNTDTSDGMAQTDVIDMSSRRGAHRKLDAGAVKGRLVAAAMAAGATAAAAYSVANSTDVPAADTMLAAGQGAFVDGGTITGSVDGMQIVTVAPVASAAIHSEELANGAAYAQERAEREARLVRPMFVMPTKGVWTSGFGYRWGVLHAGIDIANSIGTPILAASDGVVVDVGPTAGYGAWVKLRHSDGTVTLYGHLNTWSVSMGERVMAGDQIATMGNRGNSTGPHLHFEVLSGGTNRIDPVPWLASRGLTPGGYVG; this is encoded by the coding sequence TTGGCAGAGCACAGTTCGTCCAGATTCCCGCGAGGGGTTCCGACGGGCGCTTATGACGCCACCATCACCGACATCATCCCGTTCAACGAGTTCGGCGACCTGGCCGACCTGGGCAACGACCTGGGTTTCAGCAACAGCTCCGCCTTCGACCGCGAAGCCCGCGTCATCCACGCCCCCGAGCTGGACGACCTGCACGACACCGACGACCTGACCCCCCTGCGGCTCGAGGTCCCCGCTCAGTTCCAGCTCACCGGCAGCGGCCGCCACGGTGCTCGTCAGACGGCACGCGCCTACCGCGAGAGCAACACCGACACCAGTGACGGCATGGCCCAGACCGACGTCATCGACATGTCGTCGCGGCGGGGCGCACACCGCAAGCTCGACGCAGGAGCGGTCAAGGGCCGTCTCGTCGCCGCCGCAATGGCAGCAGGCGCCACCGCGGCCGCTGCCTACTCCGTCGCCAACAGCACCGACGTTCCCGCCGCCGACACCATGCTCGCCGCGGGCCAGGGCGCCTTCGTCGACGGCGGCACCATCACCGGTTCCGTCGACGGCATGCAGATCGTCACCGTGGCCCCGGTCGCCAGCGCCGCGATCCACAGCGAGGAACTCGCCAACGGCGCCGCCTACGCCCAGGAGCGCGCCGAGCGCGAGGCCCGCCTCGTCCGCCCCATGTTCGTCATGCCGACCAAGGGCGTGTGGACGTCGGGCTTCGGCTACCGCTGGGGCGTGCTGCACGCAGGCATCGACATCGCCAACTCGATCGGCACGCCGATCCTGGCCGCCTCGGACGGCGTCGTCGTCGACGTCGGCCCCACCGCCGGCTACGGCGCCTGGGTGAAGCTGCGTCACTCCGACGGCACCGTGACCCTGTACGGCCACCTGAACACCTGGTCGGTCAGCATGGGTGAGCGCGTCATGGCGGGCGACCAGATCGCCACCATGGGCAACCGCGGCAACTCGACCGGCCCGCACCTGCACTTCGAGGTGCTGTCCGGCGGCACCAACCGCATCGACCCGGTGCCGTGGCTCGCATCGCGTGGCCTGACCCCAGGCGGTTACGTAGGCTAG
- the sucC gene encoding ADP-forming succinate--CoA ligase subunit beta: MDLFEYQAKELFAKHNVPTTPGRVTDSAEDAKAIAEEIGKPVMVKAQVKVGGRGKAGGVKYAATPDDAFTHAQNILGLDIKGHVVKKLLVAEASDIAEEYYISFLLDRSNRTYLAMCSVEGGMEIEEVAATKPERLAKVPVDAVKGVDLATARSIAEQGHLPAEVLDAAAVTIQKLWEVFIGEDATLVEVNPLVRTPDDQILALDGKVTLDANADFRQPDHEEFEDKDATDPLELKAKENDLNYVKLDGAVGIIGNGAGLVMSTLDVVAYAGEKHGGVKPANFLDIGGGASAEVMANGLDVILGDEQVKSVFVNVFGGITACDAVANGIVGALKKLGDSANKPLVVRLDGNNVEEGRRILDEANHPLVIQAETMDAGADKAAELANK; the protein is encoded by the coding sequence ATGGATCTCTTCGAATACCAGGCGAAAGAACTGTTCGCCAAGCACAACGTACCAACGACGCCGGGCCGGGTGACCGACTCCGCGGAGGACGCGAAGGCCATCGCCGAGGAGATCGGCAAGCCCGTCATGGTCAAGGCGCAGGTGAAGGTCGGCGGCCGCGGCAAGGCCGGCGGCGTGAAGTACGCAGCCACCCCCGACGACGCGTTCACGCACGCGCAGAACATCTTGGGCCTCGACATCAAGGGCCACGTCGTGAAGAAGCTCTTGGTCGCCGAGGCCAGCGACATCGCGGAGGAGTACTACATCTCCTTCCTGCTCGACCGCTCCAACCGCACGTACCTCGCCATGTGCTCCGTCGAGGGCGGCATGGAGATCGAAGAGGTCGCCGCCACCAAGCCCGAGCGCCTCGCGAAGGTGCCCGTCGACGCCGTCAAGGGTGTCGACCTGGCCACCGCGCGCTCGATCGCCGAGCAGGGCCACCTGCCCGCCGAGGTGCTCGACGCCGCCGCGGTGACCATCCAGAAGCTGTGGGAGGTCTTCATCGGCGAGGACGCGACGCTGGTCGAGGTCAACCCGCTGGTGCGCACGCCCGACGATCAGATCCTCGCCCTCGACGGCAAGGTCACCCTCGACGCCAACGCGGACTTCCGGCAGCCGGACCACGAGGAGTTCGAGGACAAGGACGCCACCGATCCGCTCGAGCTGAAGGCCAAGGAGAACGACCTCAACTACGTCAAACTCGACGGTGCTGTCGGCATCATCGGCAACGGCGCCGGCCTGGTCATGTCGACGCTCGACGTGGTCGCCTACGCCGGTGAGAAGCACGGCGGCGTGAAGCCGGCGAACTTCCTCGACATCGGTGGCGGCGCCTCGGCCGAGGTGATGGCCAACGGCCTCGACGTCATCCTCGGCGACGAGCAGGTCAAGAGCGTCTTCGTCAACGTGTTCGGCGGAATCACCGCCTGCGACGCGGTGGCCAACGGCATCGTCGGCGCGCTCAAGAAGCTCGGCGACAGCGCGAACAAGCCGCTCGTGGTTCGTCTGGACGGCAACAACGTCGAAGAGGGCCGCCGCATCCTCGACGAAGCGAACCACCCCCTGGTCATCCAGGCCGAGACCATGGACGCCGGTGCCGACAAGGCCGCCGAGCTGGCCAACAAGTAA
- the sucD gene encoding succinate--CoA ligase subunit alpha — translation MSIFLNKDSKVIVQGITGGEGTKHTALMLKAGTQVVGGVNARKAGTTVSHKDKDGNDVELPVFGSVAEAMKETGADVSIAFVPPAFSKDAIIEAIDAEIPLLVVITEGIPVQDSAYAWAYNVEKGEKTRIIGPNCPGIITPGESLVGITPNNITGKGPIGLVSKSGTLTYQMMYELRDLGFSTAIGIGGDPVIGTTHIDAIAAFEKDPETKVIVMIGEIGGDAEEKAADYIKANVTKPVIGYVAGFTAPEGKTMGHAGAIVSDGAGTADGKKVALEAAGVKVGKTPSETARLAREIYESL, via the coding sequence ATGTCGATCTTCCTGAACAAGGACAGCAAGGTAATCGTCCAGGGCATCACCGGCGGCGAGGGCACCAAGCACACCGCCCTGATGCTCAAGGCCGGCACACAGGTCGTGGGTGGCGTCAACGCCCGCAAGGCCGGAACCACCGTGTCGCACAAGGACAAGGACGGCAACGACGTCGAACTGCCGGTGTTCGGCAGTGTCGCCGAGGCGATGAAGGAGACCGGCGCCGACGTGTCGATCGCCTTCGTCCCGCCCGCGTTCTCCAAGGACGCCATCATCGAGGCCATCGACGCCGAGATTCCGCTGCTGGTCGTCATCACCGAGGGAATCCCGGTGCAGGACAGTGCCTATGCGTGGGCCTACAACGTCGAGAAGGGTGAGAAGACCCGGATCATCGGGCCGAACTGTCCCGGCATCATCACCCCCGGTGAGTCGCTGGTCGGCATCACGCCGAACAACATCACCGGTAAGGGCCCGATCGGCCTGGTGTCGAAGTCCGGCACGCTGACCTACCAGATGATGTACGAGCTGCGCGATCTCGGCTTCTCGACCGCGATCGGCATCGGCGGCGACCCGGTCATCGGCACCACCCACATCGACGCCATCGCCGCGTTCGAGAAGGACCCCGAGACCAAGGTCATCGTGATGATCGGCGAGATCGGCGGCGACGCCGAGGAGAAGGCCGCCGACTACATCAAGGCCAACGTCACCAAGCCGGTCATCGGCTACGTCGCGGGATTCACTGCGCCCGAGGGCAAGACGATGGGCCACGCAGGCGCCATCGTGTCCGATGGTGCGGGCACCGCCGACGGCAAGAAGGTGGCACTCGAGGCCGCAGGCGTCAAGGTCGGCAAGACGCCGTCCGAGACCGCGCGCCTGGCCCGCGAGATCTACGAAAGCCTGTAA